In one Musa acuminata AAA Group cultivar baxijiao chromosome BXJ2-5, Cavendish_Baxijiao_AAA, whole genome shotgun sequence genomic region, the following are encoded:
- the LOC135611666 gene encoding protein MIZU-KUSSEI 1-like, with product MPSLVESPGMVSLLRHAAEERRSKRGGGGMFRMFKLLPMLTSGCKMVALLGSRPGKAMLADKAIAVTLFGYRRGRISLAIQEDPRSPPFFLIELPMHTSFLHKEIDSGLVKLALESDTRTHRKKLVEEYVWAVYCNGRKSGYSIRRKNVTDEERHVMQLLRGVSMGAGVLPCLSEKDTADGELTYMRGRFERVVGSKDSESFYMINPDGSGEAELSIFLVRLK from the coding sequence ATGCCGTCGTTGGTAGAGTCGCCAGGAATGGTGTCATTGCTCCGGCATGCTGCCGAGGAGCGGCGGTCCAAGCGGGGGGGCGGTGGGATGTTTCGGATGTTCAAGCTGCTCCCCATGCTGACTTCTGGTTGCAAGATGGTGGCGCTACTGGGCAGCAGGCCGGGCAAGGCGATGCTGGCCGACAAGGCGATCGCCGTCACCTTGTTCGGGTACCGGCGAGGAAGGATCAGCTTGGCGATTCAGGAGGATCCCAGGTCGCCGCCCTTCTTCCTCATAGAGCTGCCCATGCACACCAGCTTCCTCCACAAGGAAATCGACTCCGGCCTGGTGAAGCTGGCACTCGAGAGCGATACCAGGACGCACCGGAAGAAGCTGGTGGAGGAGTACGTGTGGGCGGTGTACTGCAACGGCCGGAAGTCGGGGTACTCGATCAGGAGGAAGAATGTCACCGACGAGGAGCGGCACGTGATGCAGCTGCTGAGGGGGGTGTCGATGGGCGCCGGCGTGTTGCCGTGCCTCTCCGAGAAGGACACAGCCGACGGGGAACTCACGTACATGAGGGGGCGGTTCGAGAGAGTGGTGGGATCCAAGGACTCGGAGTCGTTCTACATGATCAACCCCGACGGCTCCGGCGAGGCGGAGCTGAGCATCTTCCTGGTGAGGCTGAAGTAA
- the LOC108951178 gene encoding serine carboxypeptidase 1-like produces the protein MRFACITLLLVSCSVSLLHVNEANQAEQLIRLTESKRSTWSDQPDPWLDLDAADSASSPVYVGPQNGLRDADKITALPGQPGGVDFDQYAGHVTVDPKKGRALFYYFVESPHRSSSKPLVLWLNGGPGCSSLAYGAMEELGPFRVKSDGKTLERNPYAWNEVANVLFLESPAGVGFSYSNTTTDYDQSGDKRTAEDTFTFLLNWLERFPHYKNRKFFIAGESYAGHYVPQLASLILHRNKLANRTLINLSAIAIGNAYVDEVTNSEARYEFLWSHALISDETFARTRRFCNFSAIINEECNKATAAVAAETGNIDPYNVYAPVCVGSNSSSESGVAMADIDPCSDNYVEAYLNDPEVQKALHANVTKIDGPWSSCTDLPWNDSPTSTLPVMKQLVNSGLRVWLFSGDTDMVCPYKGTFKAIKIMKLPIKNPWRAWYSDKQVGGYVVGYGGLTLVTVKGAGHMVPTYQPERALLMFSSFLRGKLPPAS, from the exons ATGAGGTTTGCATGCATCACGTTGCTTCTCGTCTCCTGCAGTGTCTCGCTGCTCCACGTCAACGAAGCGAATCAGGCTGAGCAACTAATAAGGCTGACTGAATCCAAGAGATCGACATGGTCAGATCAACCTGACCCATGGCTCGATCTCGACGCCGCCGACTCGGCCTCCTCGCCGGTCTACGTCGGCCCTCAGAATGGGCTGAGGGACGCCGATAAGATCACAGCATTGCCGGGGCAACCCGGCGGCGTTGACTTCGATCAGTATGCAGGGCACGTGACGGTTGACCCGAAGAAGGGGAGGGCACTGTTCTACTACTTCGTCGAGTCCCCTCACAGGTCTTCGTCCAAGCCTCTCGTCTTGTGGCTTAATGGAG GGCCAGGGTGCTCCTCTCTGGCATACGGAGCCATGGAAGAACTCGGCCCTTTCAGAGTCAAAAGCGATGGCAAAACGCTCGAAAGAAATCCTTATGCTTGGAATGAAG TGGCCAATGTGCTCTTCTTGGAATCCCCAGCAGGGGTTGGCTTCTCGTACTCGAATACTACCACAGATTATGATCAAAGCGGAGACAAGAGGACCGCGGAAGATACATTCACCTTTCTGCTAAACTGGCTGGAGAGATTCCCCCACTACAAGAATCGCAAGTTCTTCATCGCCGGGGAGAGTTACGCCGGCCACTACGTCCCCCAACTCGCCTCGCTCATACTGCACCGCAACAAGCTCGCCAACCGGACTCTCATCAACCTCAGTGCCATTGCA ATTGGGAACGCTTATGTTGATGAAGTAACCAACAGCGAAGCAAGGTACGAGTTTTTGTGGAGTCACGCACTAATATCCGATGAGACATTTGCTAGAACTCGTCGATTCTGCAACTTCTCTGCCATCATAAACGAAGAGTGCAACAAAGCTACAGCTGCTGTTGCTGCAGAGACCGGAAACATCGATCCTTACAATGTCTATGCTCCCGTTTGCGTTGGCTCCAACAGTTCTTCCGAGTCTGGCGTAGCG ATGGCCGACATAGATCCCTGCTCGGATAATTACGTGGAGGCGTACCTGAACGATCCTGAGGTGCAAAAGGCTCTTCATGCGAATGTTACCAAGATTGATGGACCATGGAGTTCTTGCAC TGATCTCCCTTGGAATGACAGTCCTACGAGCACATTGCCGGTCATGAAGCAGCTCGTCAACAGTGGGTTGAGGGTGTGGCTGTTCAG TGGTGATACCGATATGGTATGCCCGTACAAAGGCACGTTTAAGGCGATCAAAATCATGAAGTTGCCGATCAAGAACCCATGGCGTGCGTGGTATTCCGACAAACAG GTAGGAGGCTATGTCGTTGGTTATGGAGGACTGACGCTTGTTACGGTAAAGGGAGCAGGGCACATGGTTCCGACCTACCAACCTGAGCGAGCATTGTTGATGTTCTCCAGTTTCCTCCGTGGAAAGCTCCCACCAGCTTCCTAA
- the LOC103984025 gene encoding uncharacterized protein LOC103984025, with amino-acid sequence MGSYGGGKREDSRFAWNVFDGVKAFPPPTPEALMDDIDAAISALEYTRSTAALLASSSSKVEEEAAPESEIDQPPGTSSEPVYDKRIADEAYKAACAALAAGKPDAAIRSLHVALASCPPEKTTALAKLRSLLDLASSQQQKQKPQH; translated from the coding sequence ATGGGCTCGTACGGCGGCGGGAAGAGGGAGGACAGCCGGTTCGCGTGGAACGTCTTCGACGGCGTCAAGGCCTTCCCTCCTCCTACGCCGGAAGCCCTCATGGATGACATCGACGCCGCCATCTCCGCCCTCGAATACACCCGATCTACCGCCGCTCTACtagcctcctcttcttccaaggtggaggaggaggcggcgccaGAATCCGAGATTGATCAGCCTCCCGGCACCTCTTCGGAGCCGGTCTACGACAAGCGGATAGCGGACGAGGCGTACAAGGCGGCGTGCGCCGCCCTAGCCGCCGGGAAGCCCGACGCCGCCATCAGGTCGCTCCACGTGGCTCTCGCCAGCTGTCCTCCGGAAAAGACCACGGCTCTCGCCAAACTCCGCTCCCTCCTCGACCTCGCCTCCTCTCAGCAGCAAAAGCAGAAACCACAGCATTAG
- the LOC103984026 gene encoding cyclin-dependent kinase inhibitor 1 isoform X2, which produces MEVTQVAGARTRPQRTPVSALVSGCNRRKAAAAAAAAVAAAGVPTSYLCLRRRGLVVTTPGACTRMNAAATSEDSGDSEAPPSSFDTSRKRRGTTRSSELGSTAKTTMRSTADEGAPWEAEIDEFFATAERDASRRFAEKYNYDVIDDVPMEGRYDWARI; this is translated from the exons ATGGAAGTGACCCAGGTAGCGGGGGCGCGCACCAGGCCGCAGAGGACCCCTGTTTCCGCCCTCGTCTCCGGCTGCAACAGAAGgaaggccgccgccgccgccgccgccgcggtggCGGCCGCTGGGGTTCCGACGTCTTACCTCTGTCTTCGAAGACGCGGCCTCGTCGTGACCACCCCTGGAGCGTGCACGCGGATGAACGCCGCTGCCACAAGCGAG GACTCCGGGGATTCGGAAGCTCCGCCAAGCTCTTTCGACACCTCAAGAAAAAG GAGGGGGACGACGCGGTCAAGCGAGCTAGGATCGACGGCGAAGACAACGATGAGATCAACGGCGGACGAAGGAGCGCCTTGGGAAGCAGAGATCGATGAGTTCTTCGCGACGGCGGAGAGAGACGCTTCGCGACGGTTCGCCGAGAA GTACAACTACGACGTCATCGACGACGTCCCGATGGAAGGCCGCTACGACTGGGCTCGAATTTAA
- the LOC103984026 gene encoding cyclin-dependent kinase inhibitor 7 isoform X1 codes for MEVTQVAGARTRPQRTPVSALVSGCNRRKAAAAAAAAVAAAGVPTSYLCLRRRGLVVTTPGACTRMNAAATSEVAFEDSGDSEAPPSSFDTSRKRRGTTRSSELGSTAKTTMRSTADEGAPWEAEIDEFFATAERDASRRFAEKYNYDVIDDVPMEGRYDWARI; via the exons ATGGAAGTGACCCAGGTAGCGGGGGCGCGCACCAGGCCGCAGAGGACCCCTGTTTCCGCCCTCGTCTCCGGCTGCAACAGAAGgaaggccgccgccgccgccgccgccgcggtggCGGCCGCTGGGGTTCCGACGTCTTACCTCTGTCTTCGAAGACGCGGCCTCGTCGTGACCACCCCTGGAGCGTGCACGCGGATGAACGCCGCTGCCACAAGCGAGGTCGCCTTCGAG GACTCCGGGGATTCGGAAGCTCCGCCAAGCTCTTTCGACACCTCAAGAAAAAG GAGGGGGACGACGCGGTCAAGCGAGCTAGGATCGACGGCGAAGACAACGATGAGATCAACGGCGGACGAAGGAGCGCCTTGGGAAGCAGAGATCGATGAGTTCTTCGCGACGGCGGAGAGAGACGCTTCGCGACGGTTCGCCGAGAA GTACAACTACGACGTCATCGACGACGTCCCGATGGAAGGCCGCTACGACTGGGCTCGAATTTAA
- the LOC103984028 gene encoding BRI1 kinase inhibitor 1 — translation MDTPQHREERVKDSTEDQASSPPPPPSSAAASPSHEFSFTISFQPPLSSAADTLKNGNRSTPASLVDFAPADDIFLHGHLLPLHLLSHPASPPRPSDITFENMSLPLEHVDSERSLRYHADDHHQHDDTGKNKERAKAKTFSSFFGLGKLRKRYEQNGEKEEDAKKKKKGFDMSRLLKKYASLMEPLFSFKGEKEKSDPHRRPYSFSGHSNRKEQDGWRRRKGQFSAPASTRTSPTNSGLLSATSMTFSSSDNSTMEELQSAIQAAIAHCKNSIASKQR, via the coding sequence ATGGACACACCGCAGCATCgagaggagagggtgaaggattcTACCGAAGACCAGGCTTCTTCTCCTCCGCCTCCACCTTCATCAGCGGCAGCTTCCCCTTCTCACGAgttctccttcaccatctccttccAGCCTCCTTTGAGCTCAGCAGCCGACACCCTCAAGAACGGCAACAGGTCCACGCCCGCTTCCTTGGTCGACTTCGCCCCCGCCGACGACATCTTCCTCCATGGCCACCTCCTCCCCCTCCACCTGCTCTCACACCCGGCCAGCCCTCCCCGCCCCTCCGACATCACCTTCGAGAACATGAGCCTCCCCCTCGAGCACGTCGACAGCGAACGGAGCCTGAGGTACCACGCCGACGATCACCACCAGCACGACGACACCGGCAAGAACAAGGAGCGAGCTAAAGCCAAgaccttctcttccttcttcggcCTCGGGAAGCTGCGGAAAAGGTATGAGCAAAACGGAGAGAAGGAGGAGGacgccaagaagaagaagaaggggttcGACATGAGCCGGCTTCTGAAGAAGTACGCGAGCCTGATGGAGCCGCTGTTCTCCTTCAagggggagaaggagaagagcgACCCCCACCGGAGGCCTTACTCCTTCTCCGGCCACTCCAACCGCAAGGAGCAGGACGGGTGGCGGCGGAGGAAAGGGCAGTTCTCAGCTCCGGCCTCCACCCGGACGTCGCCGACCAACAGCGGCCTCCTCTCTGCCACGTCCATGACGTTCTCTTCCTCCGACAACAGCACGATGGAAGAGTTGCAGAGCGCGATCCAGGCGGCCATAGCACACTGTAAGAACTCCATTGCTTCCAAGCAGAGATGA
- the LOC103984029 gene encoding uncharacterized protein LOC103984029 — translation MACINMFNSDHQSLCGMPAAPRISFSSDFAVEPPATRTPGPPPDPNFEFAVGSHSMIDADQLFFKGRLLPFRDSHQGGPQRITTLREELRANDEDGVQLERPPRGTIKWKELLGLKKSHCSSAGAAASEVVAKKSHKKNEDELPVKPTQELRGHGEANFST, via the exons ATGGCATGCATCAACATGTTCAACTCGGATCACCAAAGCCTCTGTGGCATGCCGGCAGCGCCACGCATCTCGTTCTCCAGTGACTTCGCCGTGGAGCCGCCGGCGACGCGCACCCCCGGGCCGCCGCCTGACCCCAACTTCGAGTTCGCGGTGGGCAGCCATTCGATGATCGACGCGGATCAGCTCTTCTTCAAGGGCCGGTTGCTTCCTTTCAGGGACAGCCACCAAGGCGGGCCGCAGCGGATCACCACCTTAAGGGAAGAACTCAGGGCCAACGACGAGGACGGGGTCCAGTTGGAGCGGCCGCCGAGAGGAACCATCAAGTGGAAGGAGCTCCTTGGGCTGAAGAAGTCTCATTGCAGCTCGGCCGGGGCAGCAGCATCGGAGGTGGTGGCAAAGAAGAGCCATAAGAAGAACGAAGACGAGCTTCCCGTCAAGCCTACACAG GAACTACGAGGGCACGGCGAAGCCAATTTTAGTACCTGA